One genomic window of Pelmatolapia mariae isolate MD_Pm_ZW linkage group LG5, Pm_UMD_F_2, whole genome shotgun sequence includes the following:
- the LOC134627028 gene encoding tripartite motif-containing protein 16-like, translating to MAQHKNLMDKEKFCCSICLDLLTDPVTIPCGHSYCMNCIKTQWDSEDTKQIHSCPQCRQTFTPRPSLVKSTMLADLVDELKKIGLQAAPSDHSYAGPEDVACDFCTGVKLKAMKSCLVCLASYCEKHLQPHYDSLTFKKHKLVDPSKKLQDNICSRHDEVMKIYCRTDHQSICYLCSMDEHKGHNTISAAAERTERQKELEVSQENIQQRIQDREKDVKLLQHEVEAISQSAEKAVEESEKIFTELICLIQKSCSDVKQQIRSQQETEVSRVKELQEKLEMEITELKRKDTELKELLNTEDHNQFLQNYLSLSALTESTESSSINIRPLGYFEVVTTAVSEVRDKLQHILREKCTDISLIVTEVDVLLSDPQAEPKRRAGFLKLSHEITLDPNTANTWLLISERNRKTTAMNNQQPYSDHPDRFTDYWQVLSTDRLTGRCYWEVEWRGGVHVAVAYKNINRAGMGNECGFGGNARSWALKCSQNSYTFWHNNIQTPISGPQSSRIGVYLDHSAGILSFYSISETMTLLHRVQTTFTQPLHAGLRLNGWCVFGASAKFCELKHL from the coding sequence ATGGCACAGCACAAAAATCTAATGGACAAGGAAAAATTCTGCTGTTCAATCTGCTTGGATTTACTGACGGATCCAGTGACCattccctgtggacacagctactgcatgaactgtattaaaacTCAATGGGATTCGGAGGATACAAAGCAAATCCACAGCTGCCCCCAGTGTAGGCAGACTTTCACACCAAGGCCTTCGCTGGTGAAGAGCACCATGTTAGCTGATTTAGTGGATGAGCTGAAGAAGATTGGGCTCCAAGCTGCTCCTTCTGATCACAGttatgctggacctgaagatgtggcctgtgattTCTGCACTGGAGTAAAACTGAAAGCCATGAAGTCTTGTTTAGTCTGTCTGGCgtcttactgtgagaaacacctccAGCCACACTATGATTCACTTACATtcaagaaacacaagctggtggacccctccaagaagctccaggacaacatctgctctcgtcatgatgaggtgatgaagatttATTGCCGTACTGATCatcagagtatctgttatctctgctcaatggatgaacataaaggccatAACACGatctcagctgcagcagaaaggactgagaggcagaaggagctcgaggtgagtcaagaaaatatccagcagagaatccaggacaGAGAAAAAGATGTGAAACTCCTTCAACACGAGGTGGAGGCCATCAGTCAGTCTGCTGAAAAAGCAGTGGAGGAAAGTGAGaagatcttcactgagctgatctgCCTCATCCAGAAAAGCTGCTCTGATGTGAAGCAACagatcagatcccagcaggaaactgaagtgagtcgagtcaaagagcttcaggagaagctggagatggagatcactgagctgaagaggaaagacaCTGAGCTGAAAGAGCTCTTAAacacagaggatcacaaccAATTTCTACAAAATTATctctcactgtcagcactcacTGAGTCAACAGAatcatccagcatcaatatccGTCCTCTGGGGTACTTTGAAGttgtgacaacagctgtgtcagaggtcagagataaaCTGCAGCACATTCTGAGAGAGAAATGCACAGACATCTCACTGAtagtcactgaagtggatgttttactcTCAGATCCACAAGCAGAGCCAAAGAGGAGAGCTGGATTCTTAAAATTATCACatgaaatcacactggatccaaacacagcaaacacatgGCTGCTAATATCAGAGAGGAACAGAAAAACGACAGCAATGAATAATCAACAGCCGtattctgatcatccagacagattcactGATTACTGGCAGGTTCTGAGCACCGATAGACTgactggacgttgttactgggaAGTTGAATGGAGAGGAGGAGTTCATGTAGCAGTTGCATACAAGAATATCAACAGAGCGGGGATGGGGAATGAATGTGGATTTGGAGGTAATGCAAGATCTTGGGCATTGAAATGTTCCCAAAACAGTTATACATTTTGGCACAACAACATCCAAACCCCCATCTCAGGTCCTCAGTCCTCCAGAataggagtgtacctggatcacagtgcaggtattctgtctttctacagcatctctgaaaccatgaccctcctccacagagtgcagaccacattcactcagccgctccATGCTGGAC